In Synechococcus sp. PCC 6312, one genomic interval encodes:
- the dnaJ gene encoding molecular chaperone DnaJ, translating into MARDYYEVLGVSRSADQDELKRAYRRLARKYHPDVNKEPGAEDQFKEINRAYEVLSDAQTRANYDRFGEAGVSGAAGGPGFSDFGDMGGFADIFETFFGGGFGGVGGGQRTARRPGPTRGEDLRYDLKLEFREAVFGGEKEIRLTHSETCGTCNGTGAKPGTRPVTCSTCNGVGQVRRSTRTPFGSFTQLSVCPTCNGTGQMIEERCETCGGQGQTQVNKKLKITIPAGVDTGTRLRVSNEGDAGQRNGPPGDLYVYLFVQPDPEFQRDGNNILTILKISYLQAILGCRIPINTVDGEEELTIPPGTQPNTVLTLEDKGVPRLGNPVARGDHLITVEIEIPTKTNAEERELLEKLAKIRGDRIGKGGLENFLGGLFGG; encoded by the coding sequence ATGGCCCGTGACTATTACGAGGTATTGGGTGTTTCTCGCAGTGCGGATCAAGATGAACTGAAACGAGCCTATCGCCGATTAGCCCGCAAATACCACCCTGATGTAAATAAGGAGCCGGGGGCTGAAGACCAGTTCAAGGAAATTAATCGCGCTTATGAAGTCTTATCCGATGCTCAAACCCGGGCCAATTATGATCGGTTTGGAGAAGCTGGCGTGAGTGGGGCCGCCGGTGGGCCGGGGTTTTCTGACTTTGGCGATATGGGCGGCTTTGCCGATATTTTTGAAACCTTTTTTGGCGGTGGTTTTGGGGGAGTTGGGGGTGGTCAACGCACAGCCCGCCGCCCCGGCCCGACTCGGGGTGAAGATCTGCGCTACGACTTGAAACTGGAGTTCCGGGAAGCTGTTTTCGGTGGGGAGAAAGAAATTCGCCTGACCCATTCCGAAACCTGTGGCACCTGTAATGGAACTGGAGCCAAGCCAGGCACACGTCCAGTCACCTGTTCAACCTGTAATGGAGTTGGGCAAGTGCGGCGATCGACCCGGACTCCCTTTGGCAGTTTTACCCAGTTGTCTGTTTGTCCCACTTGTAATGGCACGGGGCAGATGATTGAGGAACGCTGCGAAACCTGTGGCGGTCAGGGGCAAACCCAAGTTAATAAAAAGCTGAAGATTACGATTCCGGCGGGGGTCGATACGGGAACACGCTTACGGGTTTCCAATGAAGGAGACGCGGGGCAACGGAATGGGCCGCCGGGAGATTTGTATGTTTATTTATTTGTCCAGCCGGATCCGGAGTTCCAGCGAGATGGCAATAACATTCTGACAATCTTAAAAATTAGCTACCTCCAGGCCATTTTGGGTTGTCGGATTCCGATAAATACGGTGGATGGCGAAGAGGAACTAACGATTCCCCCTGGCACACAACCCAACACAGTCTTGACTCTGGAAGATAAGGGTGTCCCCCGCTTAGGCAATCCCGTGGCGCGGGGGGATCATCTCATTACGGTGGAGATCGAGATTCCGACCAAAACCAACGCTGAAGAACGGGAACTGCTGGAAAAACTAGCGAAGATTCGCGGTGATCGGATCGGCAAAGGGGGCCTGGAGAACTTTTTAGGTGGGTTATTTGGGGGATGA
- a CDS encoding Tic20 family protein, translated as MSWRAVATVWDRIFGALAYLLPLFYGMQFGGSLMQMFPVLQLLLIPILPIALIYSIPLAGIIVFMGLYLLVVRNSRISYFIRYNTMQALLMGIVIFLLQLIMMVLNLLGSFDFVTKVFSNFVFIGVLAGVIFAIVQSFRGIYAELPTISEATKSQVF; from the coding sequence GTGAGTTGGCGTGCAGTAGCAACGGTCTGGGATCGGATATTTGGGGCTTTAGCTTATTTACTTCCTCTTTTCTATGGGATGCAATTTGGTGGCTCGCTGATGCAAATGTTTCCAGTCTTGCAGTTATTATTGATTCCAATTTTACCCATTGCCCTTATTTATTCGATTCCCCTGGCTGGGATTATTGTTTTCATGGGACTGTATCTCTTGGTTGTCCGTAACAGCCGGATTAGTTACTTTATCCGTTACAACACCATGCAAGCGTTATTGATGGGAATTGTGATTTTCCTATTGCAATTGATCATGATGGTTTTGAATCTGCTCGGCTCCTTTGATTTTGTGACTAAGGTATTTTCAAACTTTGTGTTTATTGGGGTCTTGGCAGGGGTGATCTTTGCCATTGTGCAGTCCTTCCGGGGAATTTATGCCGAACTGCCAACGATTTCAGAAGCGACTAAAAGCCAGGTTTTTTAA
- the rsgA gene encoding ribosome small subunit-dependent GTPase A, whose protein sequence is MTGITVINPVSELIGTVMAAQANYYRVQLNAPTAPPGQLLCLRRGKLKKQGQQVLVGDQVVISEPDWQSQRGMIDQVLPRDCALTRPAIANVNQILLVFALHDPEPDPWQVSRFLVTAEASGLEITVVLSKADLVDGAIHQAWIQRLNRWGYQEVILLSILTGLGLLAVQSLLNHKITVICGPSGVGKSSLIKQLIPEQEIRIGTVSEHWHKGKHTTRHIELFPLPTGGLLADTPGFNQPHLEFSPSDLAACFPEIRTRLQIQACQFHNCQHLTEPDCVVRGAWERYPHYQVFHQELTADQDAAATTPHLAAKHTQRLSQLSRKAQRRQSHQTSQSLWLDDADS, encoded by the coding sequence ATGACCGGGATCACTGTCATCAATCCGGTGTCGGAGTTGATCGGGACGGTGATGGCAGCCCAGGCCAATTATTACCGCGTCCAACTCAATGCCCCCACAGCCCCGCCTGGTCAGTTATTGTGCTTACGACGGGGCAAGTTAAAAAAACAAGGACAACAGGTACTAGTGGGCGACCAGGTGGTTATCAGCGAACCGGATTGGCAGTCTCAGCGCGGGATGATTGATCAAGTGTTGCCCCGTGATTGTGCCTTAACCCGCCCGGCCATTGCCAATGTCAACCAGATTTTATTGGTGTTTGCCCTACACGACCCGGAGCCAGACCCTTGGCAAGTGAGTCGGTTTTTAGTCACAGCGGAAGCCAGTGGTTTAGAGATTACCGTTGTTTTGAGTAAGGCAGATCTGGTTGATGGGGCAATACACCAGGCCTGGATTCAGCGCTTAAACCGATGGGGCTATCAAGAAGTTATTTTGCTGAGTATCTTGACTGGCCTGGGCTTACTGGCCGTCCAATCACTGCTCAACCATAAAATCACGGTCATCTGCGGCCCGTCTGGGGTGGGCAAAAGTAGTTTGATTAAACAGTTAATTCCTGAACAAGAGATTCGGATTGGGACGGTATCGGAACATTGGCATAAAGGCAAACATACCACTCGGCATATTGAATTGTTTCCCTTACCCACTGGTGGACTGTTAGCGGATACCCCCGGATTTAATCAACCCCATCTGGAGTTCTCCCCTTCTGATTTAGCGGCCTGTTTCCCGGAAATTCGGACGCGCTTGCAAATCCAGGCCTGTCAATTTCATAACTGTCAGCATCTCACCGAGCCGGATTGTGTTGTGCGCGGGGCCTGGGAGCGGTATCCCCACTATCAAGTTTTCCATCAAGAGTTAACCGCGGATCAAGACGCGGCGGCAACTACGCCCCATTTAGCTGCAAAACACACCCAACGCCTCAGCCAACTCTCTCGCAAAGCCCAACGCCGCCAAAGTCATCAAACCAGCCAAAGTCTATGGCTCGATGATGCTGATAGTTGA
- a CDS encoding GspE/PulE family protein, with product MVNTPPQRRALTVRRHDTPTQKALVESGYASSEQVREAMAESRKSGRSLVQVLQDVTGRAMPPDILRQYKKQQLFELKVIYGIDCLDPDLNRFPTDQIGQLIGTVLAIDICRTYQAIPISMNRESDPPYLLVAMVDPDNLEAVDNLGKALRGQGLTLRRMVITLEDYQHLITPFLEKQLQEESVKTGPAALGAIDLEEDLDAIGGLDDADGEQEVDLVDALKGAEDAPIIALVNKVLAKALQDGVSDIHIEPQEEFLRIRFRKDGVLQQAFDPLPKKIIPAVVSRFKILADLDIAERRAPQDGRIRKIFQGRRIDFRVNTLPSRWGEKVVLRILDNSSTQLGLDKLISDPESLAIVRDMTKRPFGLILVTGPTGSGKTTTLYSALAECNSPGVNISTAEDPIEYTLPGLTQVQVIREKNMNFSEILRAFLRQDPDVILVGETRDKETAKTAIEAALTGHLVLTTLHTNDAASAVARLSEMEVEPFMVSASLIGVVAQRLMRRVCSECRIPYQPTREELARFGLSSSQSLQATFYKANRLTAEEIQVAKASGAPLCSKCGGIGYKGRIGVYEILRVTERLQSLITEAAPTEQIKEAAVEEGMKTLLAYSLQLVQEGHTTFEEVERVTFTDTGLESELKAKRKSALTCRVCSAGLQQEWLDCPFCMTPRFES from the coding sequence ATGGTCAATACCCCTCCCCAACGACGTGCTTTAACCGTGCGGCGGCATGATACCCCGACCCAAAAAGCTTTGGTTGAGTCCGGTTATGCCAGTTCTGAACAAGTCAGGGAGGCGATGGCCGAAAGTCGGAAATCGGGACGATCCCTGGTACAGGTACTCCAAGATGTCACTGGGCGAGCGATGCCCCCAGATATTTTACGTCAATATAAAAAGCAGCAATTATTTGAACTAAAAGTCATTTACGGTATTGACTGTCTTGATCCGGACTTGAATCGCTTTCCCACAGATCAAATTGGGCAGCTAATTGGGACGGTGTTGGCTATCGATATTTGTCGCACCTACCAGGCCATCCCAATTTCTATGAACCGGGAAAGTGATCCCCCCTATCTGCTAGTGGCGATGGTGGATCCGGATAATTTGGAAGCGGTGGATAACTTAGGGAAGGCGTTACGGGGGCAGGGCCTGACGCTCCGGCGGATGGTCATCACTCTTGAAGACTATCAACACCTGATCACCCCATTTCTTGAAAAGCAACTCCAAGAGGAATCCGTTAAAACTGGCCCGGCGGCCTTGGGGGCTATTGATCTTGAGGAAGACTTGGATGCCATTGGGGGCCTGGATGATGCTGATGGGGAGCAGGAAGTTGACCTTGTTGATGCCCTCAAAGGTGCTGAAGATGCCCCAATTATTGCCTTGGTCAACAAAGTCTTAGCCAAAGCCTTACAGGATGGAGTTTCGGATATTCATATTGAACCCCAAGAAGAGTTTTTACGGATTCGCTTTCGCAAGGATGGGGTTCTTCAACAGGCCTTTGATCCCCTACCTAAGAAAATTATCCCAGCCGTAGTTTCTCGCTTTAAAATTCTGGCAGATTTAGATATTGCAGAACGGCGGGCCCCCCAAGATGGCCGGATCCGCAAGATATTCCAGGGGCGGCGGATTGATTTCCGGGTCAACACTCTACCCAGTCGTTGGGGCGAAAAGGTTGTCCTTCGGATTTTGGATAACTCCTCTACCCAACTGGGCCTGGATAAATTGATTTCCGATCCTGAGAGCTTAGCCATTGTCCGGGATATGACCAAGCGACCCTTCGGATTAATTCTGGTCACGGGGCCAACGGGTTCGGGAAAAACGACCACGCTCTATTCGGCCTTGGCCGAGTGTAACAGCCCCGGTGTCAACATCAGTACGGCGGAAGACCCGATTGAATATACCCTACCTGGCCTGACCCAGGTGCAGGTGATTCGGGAAAAAAATATGAACTTTTCCGAAATTCTCCGAGCCTTCTTGCGGCAAGACCCGGATGTGATCCTGGTGGGGGAAACTCGGGACAAAGAAACCGCTAAAACCGCCATTGAAGCTGCTTTGACTGGGCACTTAGTTTTAACCACGCTCCATACCAATGATGCAGCCAGTGCCGTTGCTCGACTCTCAGAAATGGAAGTGGAGCCCTTTATGGTTTCAGCCTCCTTAATTGGGGTGGTGGCCCAGCGGTTAATGCGGCGGGTCTGTTCCGAATGTCGGATTCCCTATCAACCCACTCGGGAAGAACTGGCTCGGTTTGGCTTATCCAGTTCCCAGAGCTTACAAGCTACCTTTTATAAAGCCAACCGTCTCACGGCAGAAGAGATTCAGGTAGCAAAGGCATCTGGTGCACCACTGTGTAGCAAATGTGGGGGGATTGGCTATAAAGGGCGGATCGGGGTCTATGAAATTCTCCGGGTGACAGAACGACTGCAATCTCTGATTACTGAAGCAGCCCCTACAGAGCAAATTAAGGAAGCTGCCGTTGAAGAGGGGATGAAAACCTTGCTGGCTTATAGTTTGCAACTGGTTCAAGAAGGTCATACCACCTTTGAAGAAGTGGAGCGGGTGACCTTTACTGATACCGGCCTGGAGTCGGAACTCAAGGCTAAACGCAAAAGTGCCCTGACATGTCGCGTCTGTAGCGCCGGACTACAGCAGGAGTGGTTAGACTGTCCCTTCTGTATGACTCCTCGTTTTGAGAGTTAA
- a CDS encoding UbiD family decarboxylase: protein MARDLRGFIQLLEKRGQLRRIKALVDPDLEIAEIAQRLLQCGGPGLLFENVKGSPYPVAVNLLGTIERACWAMNMEQPQELEALGQKLALLQQPKPPKKISQAIDFGKVLFDVVKAKPNRDLFPPCQQVVIQGEGLDLNKIPMIRPYPGDAGKIITLGLVITKDCETGTPNVGVYRLQLQSPTTMTVHWLSVRGGARHLRKAAEQGQKLEVAIALGVDPLIILAAATPIPVDLSEWLFAGLYGGGGINLAKCKTVDLEVPADSEFVLEGTITPGEMQPDGPFGDHMGYYGGVEDSPLIRFHCLTHRKNPIYLTTFSGRPPKEEAMMAMVLNRIYTPILRQQVAEIVDFFLPMEALSYKAAIISIDKAYPGQARRAALAFWSALPQFTYTKFVIVVDKSINIRDPRQVVWAISSKVDPVRDVFILPETPFDTLDFASEKVGLGGRMGIDATTKIPPETDHAWGDVLESDPDVAAMVGRRWAEYGLGDIDLGMVDSNCFGYEIP from the coding sequence ATGGCAAGGGATTTACGCGGATTTATTCAACTATTAGAAAAACGGGGACAACTGCGCCGAATTAAAGCCCTCGTTGATCCAGATTTGGAAATTGCCGAAATTGCCCAACGCTTACTTCAATGTGGTGGCCCAGGCCTGTTGTTTGAAAATGTTAAAGGCTCCCCCTATCCGGTGGCAGTGAATTTATTGGGAACCATTGAGCGGGCCTGTTGGGCGATGAATATGGAACAGCCCCAAGAGTTGGAAGCATTAGGTCAGAAGCTGGCCCTTTTACAGCAACCCAAACCCCCAAAGAAAATTAGCCAGGCCATAGATTTTGGCAAAGTCTTATTTGATGTCGTGAAAGCCAAACCGAATCGTGATTTATTTCCACCCTGTCAGCAAGTGGTGATTCAAGGCGAGGGCCTGGACTTAAACAAAATCCCAATGATTCGCCCCTATCCCGGTGATGCTGGCAAAATTATTACCCTTGGCCTGGTGATTACGAAAGATTGTGAAACAGGAACCCCCAACGTTGGTGTCTATCGGCTGCAATTACAATCCCCAACGACCATGACCGTGCATTGGCTATCGGTGCGGGGAGGAGCCAGACATTTACGCAAAGCCGCTGAGCAGGGGCAGAAATTAGAAGTCGCCATTGCCTTGGGTGTAGATCCTTTAATCATTTTGGCAGCGGCAACTCCGATTCCCGTGGATTTGTCTGAGTGGTTGTTTGCCGGGTTATATGGCGGCGGTGGAATTAATTTAGCCAAATGTAAAACCGTTGATCTAGAAGTTCCGGCGGATTCTGAGTTTGTTTTAGAAGGCACTATTACCCCTGGGGAAATGCAACCCGATGGCCCCTTTGGTGATCACATGGGCTATTACGGCGGCGTGGAAGATTCACCCCTAATTCGCTTTCATTGCCTGACTCACCGGAAAAATCCCATTTACCTAACCACCTTTAGCGGCCGCCCCCCGAAAGAAGAAGCGATGATGGCCATGGTTCTCAATCGGATTTATACGCCAATTTTGCGACAACAGGTTGCGGAAATTGTCGATTTCTTTTTACCGATGGAAGCCCTCAGTTATAAAGCGGCCATTATCTCCATTGATAAGGCCTACCCAGGCCAGGCCCGGCGGGCTGCTTTAGCCTTTTGGAGTGCCTTACCCCAGTTCACCTATACCAAGTTTGTGATTGTCGTGGACAAAAGTATCAATATCCGAGATCCGCGCCAGGTGGTCTGGGCCATTAGCTCGAAAGTCGATCCGGTGCGGGATGTGTTTATTTTGCCGGAAACCCCCTTTGATACCCTGGATTTTGCCAGTGAAAAGGTGGGCCTGGGGGGCCGGATGGGGATTGATGCCACGACTAAAATTCCGCCGGAAACCGATCATGCTTGGGGGGATGTGCTGGAGTCGGATCCCGATGTAGCTGCGATGGTGGGGCGGCGTTGGGCCGAGTATGGCCTGGGTGATATTGACTTGGGAATGGTGGATAGTAACTGCTTTGGTTATGAAATTCCCTAA
- a CDS encoding DNA-binding protein: MTDQLTVSDAALILRGLERLTTVLETVQTNQEAMQSEIKGMRQDIQDLKIEVKVNQAKTDERFNTVDQQFKSVDQQFITVRTEIKAVNDKVDDLKAEVPDLGKQQQATDNKLLGFVFTGFATALGLLAKVIFFADKA, from the coding sequence ATGACTGACCAATTAACAGTGTCTGATGCGGCTTTGATTTTACGCGGACTGGAGCGATTAACCACTGTCCTGGAGACCGTGCAAACCAATCAAGAGGCCATGCAGTCGGAAATCAAGGGCATGCGCCAAGATATTCAGGACTTAAAAATTGAAGTTAAGGTCAACCAGGCCAAGACCGATGAGCGATTTAATACCGTAGATCAGCAATTCAAGTCTGTAGATCAGCAATTTATCACCGTCCGTACTGAAATCAAAGCCGTCAATGACAAAGTAGATGATCTGAAAGCGGAAGTTCCAGATTTAGGCAAACAACAACAGGCCACAGACAATAAACTCCTGGGATTTGTGTTTACCGGATTTGCCACAGCCTTGGGATTATTAGCAAAAGTAATCTTCTTTGCGGATAAGGCCTAA
- a CDS encoding cation transporter, translating to MGDQCCQAKVCELSKLRKEQAKVLWIVLLINAVMFVVELGAGIQANSLSLTGDSLDMLGDALAYGSSLYVINKPVRAQAGAAFFKGLMMFGSAIAAFSQASYQLFTGSRPAATLMGMVGVIALLANLLCLFLLTRHRNDNLNMSSVWLCSRNDIIANTSVLGAAALVFLIHSSLPDLAVGLLLTVVFAKSAGQVLSQSWRAMRPVG from the coding sequence GTGGGAGATCAGTGCTGCCAGGCCAAGGTTTGCGAGTTATCAAAACTCAGAAAAGAACAAGCCAAGGTGTTGTGGATCGTTCTTCTGATTAATGCTGTGATGTTCGTGGTTGAACTTGGGGCTGGTATTCAAGCAAACTCCCTATCCTTGACGGGAGATTCTTTGGATATGCTGGGTGATGCTCTCGCCTATGGCAGTAGTTTGTATGTCATTAACAAGCCTGTGAGAGCGCAAGCCGGGGCGGCCTTCTTTAAGGGACTGATGATGTTTGGCTCGGCAATTGCGGCTTTTTCCCAGGCCAGTTATCAACTCTTTACAGGTTCCAGGCCGGCAGCGACCCTGATGGGGATGGTTGGAGTCATTGCGTTACTGGCAAATTTACTGTGTCTGTTTCTCTTAACTCGTCATCGCAACGATAACCTGAATATGTCCTCGGTCTGGTTATGCTCTCGTAACGATATTATTGCCAATACGTCTGTCCTGGGCGCAGCGGCACTTGTTTTCCTAATTCATTCCAGCCTGCCCGATTTAGCAGTTGGTTTATTGTTAACCGTTGTTTTTGCAAAGTCGGCGGGTCAAGTGCTTTCCCAATCCTGGCGGGCGATGCGGCCAGTCGGATAA
- the grpE gene encoding nucleotide exchange factor GrpE codes for MAAEVTPAQPEPESPEMVNPHHLDISDNTPPVVNPDSESLTPEATADAVESRSSDNSDDPTPEVIVALQEAITRLSTEADSFRQQLEDRDIQYKRLAADFDNFRKRTQREKDELTEQIKCSTITELLPVVDSFERARAHIAPQTEAEETIHRSYQGVYKQLVDCLKRVGVAAMRPEGKPFDPNLHEAVMREVSSEYPEGTVLEQLVRGYILGERVLRHAMVKVSIPGESHPPVDPENAEASSN; via the coding sequence ATGGCAGCAGAAGTTACCCCAGCCCAACCTGAACCCGAATCTCCTGAAATGGTCAATCCCCATCATCTCGACATCTCTGACAACACCCCCCCAGTGGTGAATCCTGATTCAGAATCCCTCACCCCAGAAGCTACGGCTGATGCAGTCGAAAGCAGATCTTCAGATAACTCAGACGATCCCACTCCAGAAGTCATCGTTGCTCTCCAAGAGGCCATTACCCGGCTGTCCACAGAGGCTGATTCTTTTCGGCAACAATTAGAAGATCGGGATATTCAATACAAACGCCTCGCGGCAGACTTTGATAATTTTCGCAAACGGACTCAGCGGGAAAAAGACGAGTTAACGGAACAGATCAAATGTTCTACCATCACCGAATTGTTACCTGTGGTGGATAGCTTTGAGCGGGCCCGCGCCCATATTGCCCCACAAACCGAGGCCGAAGAGACCATTCACCGCAGCTACCAAGGGGTTTATAAACAATTAGTCGATTGCCTGAAACGGGTTGGTGTGGCCGCAATGCGCCCTGAGGGCAAACCCTTTGATCCCAATCTCCATGAGGCGGTCATGCGGGAAGTTTCCAGTGAATATCCAGAGGGGACGGTGTTGGAGCAGTTAGTCCGGGGTTATATTTTGGGAGAACGGGTTCTGCGCCATGCCATGGTCAAGGTGTCCATCCCTGGGGAAAGTCATCCTCCTGTTGATCCGGAAAACGCAGAAGCCAGTTCTAATTAG
- a CDS encoding sulfurtransferase TusA family protein: MNKSIETLDLRGTPCPLNFVRTKLRLQQLPPDQVLDVWLDAGEPIEQVPDSLRMGGYVIHDLQAQDDFYCLSVSRPDNLA; this comes from the coding sequence ATGAACAAATCAATCGAAACCTTAGATCTGCGGGGAACGCCTTGTCCGTTGAATTTTGTCCGCACGAAACTTCGCTTGCAGCAACTCCCACCTGACCAGGTGTTGGACGTTTGGTTAGATGCGGGGGAGCCGATTGAGCAAGTCCCAGATAGCTTACGGATGGGGGGCTATGTGATTCATGATCTCCAGGCCCAGGATGATTTTTATTGCTTGTCCGTGTCTCGTCCCGATAACTTGGCATGA